The DNA segment AGGCAATGGCTTCCGGCCTGAAGGTGGTCAGCACGGACGTCGGAGGCATCGCGGAGCTGGTGGACCGCCCGGAGCGGGGCCTGCTCACCCCCGCCGGGGATATTGGGGCCTATGTCCGCGCCTTGGAGGAAGCCCTCTCCGCCCAGGCCGGAGAACAGGCGGAAATGACGTCCGCAAGCGAGCCGGACTGGAGCTGGGAGGCAGCCGCGCGGGAGTATCATTCCATTCTCGGATCCGCCCTGGCAGGCACCGGCACCAGATGACATACCGCTTCACAAGGCTCCGGGGATGCCCTAGGGTCGCCGCCGATCTCTGATGGAATTTTTCTTCGCCGTTTTCTTTCTGCTCTTCTACTACCTTCGTCCGCAGGACTGGGTGCCGGGGCTGGCCGGGATGAATCTCGTCAAGCCCATCATCGCCATATGGATCGCCTCATTTTTCATGGGGAGGTCGACACCTTCCCCGCTGCCAGGGCTGCTCAAGACCCCCCATGACTGGGTGATTCTTTCCTATTTCGCCTATGTAGTGTGGATGTCGCCGGACCCGTCCGGTGCGTTTTCCGGATTCCTTCCACTGGTGGTCTTCTATTTTCTCACCGTCCAGTCCATCACATCCTGGGAGCGACTGACCACCTACCTGAAATGGTGGATGATCGCCCTCCTCGCCCTGGCCATCATTGCCAACCTGATCCCGCTGGGAATCGATCCCACAGGGGGCAAGGTCTATCTCGAGGAACACGGTCGTCTCTGCATCGGAACGTGGCTCCACGGAAACCCGAACGCCCTCGCCCACTCCGTCGCCGTTGTCCTGCCGATCGCCTACCTGCTTTTCTTCTGGAAAGGCACCTCCCTCGGGAAGTGGGTGTATTTCCCCCTCTCCGCGGGACTTGCCTACTGGTGCGTGTTCCAGACCCAGTCGAAGGGGGGCTTCCTGGTCGGGGCGGCCGGCCTTGCCAGCATCTTCATCATCGGGAGGCCGAAAATGGTCCAGGTTTTCGTGGTGGTCGCCTCCCTCACCGTCGGGATGGGTGCCCTCAGCTATCTGCCCCGCATGGCCCAGATGAACGACCTCAGGTCGGACGAAGGTGTTCAAGGCCGGCTGCTCGCTTGGGAAGCGGCACGGGTGGCCACCAAGACACACTCGACCGGTGTCGGCTGGGGGCAATTCAATGCGGTGATCAACTGGAAGGAAGGCAACAAAACCCTCCAGATCCCCAAAGCCACCCACTCGAGTTACGTTCAAGTGGGAGCCGACCTCGGCCAATACGGACTCTTCATCTATGTCGCCGGGCTGTGGTGCGCCATGCACACGCTCCTGAGATTCAGGCCCGCCAATGACGAGGAGGACCGCTGCCGGAGGCTTCTGGGAGTCATCCTGCTGTCCACTGTCGTTTCCGGCTGGATGATCAACCGGCAGTATCACACGGAGTACTTCCTCCTGATCGCCGCGACCGCCGCGCTGCACCGGCTGCGCATGGCCAGGGCGGAAGAGCCATCTCCCGCCCTGGCGGCGGCGGATGACGAGGATTTGCCCGAAGAGGATCCCGAAGACGCGGAACCCGTCCGCAATGAAGAACCCGAGGAGGCCGAACCACGGGAAGAAGATGAGCTGGTACCCGCTTTCAGCACCGGAAAGCCTCTGGGCACACCGCCTTCCAAGCCGTTCTGGAACCGGTTTGGCGCGGTTGATCTGGCGGTTTGCACGGGCCTGACCTATTCAATTTTCTGGCTCTGGGATTATATCATCACGAACCTTTGAGCGGATGTGAGCCCTCCCTGCGGAGGATCCGCCTTCAACTCCCGGAACCGCGCTTCCGGCCCGCCAGCTCCTCATAGAGCCGCGCGTAGCCGTTGACCATCGATGCCAGCGAAAACCGTTGCTCAGCGGTGCTCCTGGCCCCCGCCCCCAATTCCGCCAGGAGTGGTAAATCCGAGGCGATGCCTCCGAGTACCGATGCCAGCGCCTCCGGAGTTGCCATTTCACGCAGGAAGCCGTTGACACCATCGACCACCACTTCGTTCGCCCCGCAGGCCGGGTGCGCCAGGCACGGCACCGCACAGGCCATGGCCTCCAGCATGACGTTCGAAAGACCTTCACAATCAGACGGAACCACCAGCAGATCCATCATTTTATAGAAATCCACGGGATCCGATTGATAGCCTGCCCACACGATTTTATCCTTCACCGGACTCTCCTCGATTTTCCGCAGGATGGCCTCCCTCGCGGTTCCATGGTCCCCGACGATGAGCAACCTCAGCCGGGGCTGGGCAGGGGAAAGCCGCTCGAAAGCTTCGATCAGCCTGGTGTGGCGCTTGAATGCCGCAAACCTGCCGACAATCCCCAGCACCACGGAGTCTTTCTCCAATTTCCACCCCTCCCGCAGCGAGGCCCGCTCCTCAGGCGCGGCCGGAGAAAAGCGCTCACAATCCACTCCATTGATGATCACCCTGATCTTCTCCCCTGAAAAGCCGTGGTCGATCAAATCCGTCCGGAGACCCGCCGACACCGTGTGGACCGCACCACAGGCACTGTAGCCGGCTTTCCGCAACCACCTGCGCTTGGGCGTCATTTCGTCAGGACGCATCTGTCCGTGCTCCCCCTGGAGAAGCACCGAACGGCCACCCGTGAGGATGTTGCCCAGGGTACCATAAATCAGCGGCCCCAGATTGTGGGTATGCAGAACATCCGCCCCCACACTCCGGATCGCCCGGGCGAGCTGCGGCGTCACGGAAAAACGGAAACCCGGAGGCTTGTCGAAGCAGATGACCTTCACATCCTCCCTGAGCCTCCTGGCAAAATCCCCCACACGCTCAAGACAGGCGATCGTCGTGGCGAATTTCAAAGGATCCAGCCGATTGGAGATGTTCACCACACCATTCTCCATCCCCCCTGGCTCCAATGAGGTGACCAGATGCAGAACCTGGATCTTACCCCTGGGGGATATCTCCCGGGAGATCCCGGCGGAGTCTGGAGTTTTCATCGCTGCTGCTTGATCTTGCTGGAGGGTGAATCGCGGGCGGATTACCGGCGAAAAGCCCCCCACCGGGCAAGGGAAAACGCAACCTGCGGAAGGGAAGATGACCCTTGACAGCGAAATCCCGGAGGACAACAACTGCTGTCCGGACTTTGTTGAGTATGAGAGGTATTGTCATCCATTTTTTACAACAGGATATCCTGAACCTGCACCCCATGATTTACCTAGGGTTCGCGGCAATCTGGATGCTGATCCTCGTTTCAGCGGTCATTAGCGTGAGAAGCCTGGAGATCCCGGTTGGTTTCAAGGTGGTGTGGCTTCTGCTGATCTTCTTCGTGCCCATCGCCGGCCTCGCCCTTTACGCCCTCCGGTGCCTTCTCAGGGCTGACTGGAAGGCCCTGGCGCCACTGTTCCACTCCCGGAAACTGAATCAGCATCTACCCTCGGCCAAAGCGCCCAACGTACCCCGCCGCAAGGCTTGATTTCGTCCATCTTCATGAGCATTTCCTCTGAAAAACCAAAGTTCGACCCCCTCAAGCTCATCTCGCAGGCGCTGTCTTACGTAAAGCACGTGAGACTGATGCTGCTGATGCTGGCGGCCGGCCTGATGGTCGGCATGATCGTTTATATGTTCACCACTCCGTCCTACCGTTCGACGGCAGTGCTGAGCATGCATGGCTTCGGCGCTCCGATGGTCGACCGTGATGTCCCTGAAACCTATCAGACCACCACTTTCCAACGCAGCTTCCTGACACGTTTCAACTCCGCGCCCATCCAGCTCGCTGCGGCGAAGCGGATGGGACTTGTGGGGGAATCAGCCACCAGCGAGGACCTCCGGTCCATCATTCCGAGCCTGCTTCTGGTTCCTACGGACGCCCGGACCCTTGAAATGACCGTTGTCGCCCATAATCCGGAAACCGTCCGCGGCTTCGCCCAGGCGATGGTCGAAGCCTACCGGGAGGT comes from the Luteolibacter sp. SL250 genome and includes:
- a CDS encoding glycosyltransferase, coding for MKTPDSAGISREISPRGKIQVLHLVTSLEPGGMENGVVNISNRLDPLKFATTIACLERVGDFARRLREDVKVICFDKPPGFRFSVTPQLARAIRSVGADVLHTHNLGPLIYGTLGNILTGGRSVLLQGEHGQMRPDEMTPKRRWLRKAGYSACGAVHTVSAGLRTDLIDHGFSGEKIRVIINGVDCERFSPAAPEERASLREGWKLEKDSVVLGIVGRFAAFKRHTRLIEAFERLSPAQPRLRLLIVGDHGTAREAILRKIEESPVKDKIVWAGYQSDPVDFYKMMDLLVVPSDCEGLSNVMLEAMACAVPCLAHPACGANEVVVDGVNGFLREMATPEALASVLGGIASDLPLLAELGAGARSTAEQRFSLASMVNGYARLYEELAGRKRGSGS
- a CDS encoding O-antigen ligase family protein, which gives rise to MEFFFAVFFLLFYYLRPQDWVPGLAGMNLVKPIIAIWIASFFMGRSTPSPLPGLLKTPHDWVILSYFAYVVWMSPDPSGAFSGFLPLVVFYFLTVQSITSWERLTTYLKWWMIALLALAIIANLIPLGIDPTGGKVYLEEHGRLCIGTWLHGNPNALAHSVAVVLPIAYLLFFWKGTSLGKWVYFPLSAGLAYWCVFQTQSKGGFLVGAAGLASIFIIGRPKMVQVFVVVASLTVGMGALSYLPRMAQMNDLRSDEGVQGRLLAWEAARVATKTHSTGVGWGQFNAVINWKEGNKTLQIPKATHSSYVQVGADLGQYGLFIYVAGLWCAMHTLLRFRPANDEEDRCRRLLGVILLSTVVSGWMINRQYHTEYFLLIAATAALHRLRMARAEEPSPALAAADDEDLPEEDPEDAEPVRNEEPEEAEPREEDELVPAFSTGKPLGTPPSKPFWNRFGAVDLAVCTGLTYSIFWLWDYIITNL